The Desulfovibrio porci genome includes a region encoding these proteins:
- the dctP gene encoding TRAP transporter substrate-binding protein DctP: MFRHFTALLCAVLLLCAFGVTPASAGKVWKLGHTLPKDTPEDLAIQDFARRVGELTNGAIKIKVFPAMQLGDWTVMQQRVSMGGLEMATQPPSSQADKRISFLYFPYLFKNVAMLQKNLAVGAPFRTALDQLFIGQNIYPVTYVPLFFGGVGSKTLPKDWDKPGAPKGIKLRVPNDPSFALHAESMGYQPTPIPMSDTFTALQTGIVDGVLGFGAVGNYVNYRDLVKYYIPLNDFIQLWPVMINLKLWEGLPEAQKKAVTQAAGELEARRYADFTALDASYRSKLQQAGVSVVDVSPEVIDAFAKAAREQCWPALSEKIDKTWISKALESITE; this comes from the coding sequence ATGTTCAGGCATTTCACGGCATTGTTATGCGCGGTCTTGTTGCTCTGCGCGTTCGGCGTCACGCCCGCCTCGGCCGGCAAGGTATGGAAACTGGGGCACACCCTGCCCAAAGACACGCCGGAAGATCTTGCCATTCAGGACTTCGCCCGGCGCGTGGGCGAACTGACCAACGGAGCGATCAAGATCAAGGTTTTTCCGGCCATGCAACTGGGGGACTGGACGGTCATGCAGCAACGAGTCTCCATGGGAGGGCTGGAAATGGCCACCCAGCCGCCCAGTTCCCAGGCAGACAAGCGCATCTCGTTCCTCTATTTCCCCTACCTGTTCAAAAACGTAGCCATGCTGCAAAAAAATCTGGCCGTGGGCGCGCCTTTCCGTACCGCCCTGGATCAGCTCTTCATCGGCCAGAACATCTATCCCGTCACGTATGTTCCTCTGTTCTTCGGCGGCGTGGGCAGCAAAACACTGCCCAAGGACTGGGACAAACCCGGCGCGCCCAAGGGAATCAAGCTGCGTGTCCCCAATGATCCCTCGTTCGCCCTGCATGCCGAAAGCATGGGCTACCAGCCCACGCCCATTCCCATGTCCGACACCTTCACCGCCCTGCAAACGGGCATCGTGGACGGCGTGCTGGGCTTCGGAGCCGTGGGCAACTATGTGAACTACCGCGATCTGGTGAAATATTACATCCCGCTCAACGACTTCATTCAGCTCTGGCCGGTCATGATCAACCTCAAACTCTGGGAAGGGCTGCCCGAGGCGCAGAAAAAGGCCGTCACCCAAGCCGCCGGAGAGCTTGAAGCCCGTCGCTATGCCGACTTCACCGCCCTGGACGCCAGTTACCGTTCCAAACTGCAGCAGGCCGGAGTAAGCGTGGTGGATGTGTCGCCGGAAGTGATCGACGCCTTTGCCAAAGCCGCCAGGGAACAATGCTGGCCCGCCCTGAGCGAAAAAATCGACAAAACGTGGATAAGCAAGGCCCTGGAATCCATCACGGAATAA
- a CDS encoding MmgE/PrpD family protein, with protein sequence MRTGTDTVLDFITQFDLSRSDAAVVRQARRCLLDGLGALLAGCQTPLAALSARLAVAHLPETPKERCTLLAGGTASLLGAAFANGFASNALDVEHGYRPTQGRPGACLLPVLLALAETAPSPVSGASLLEALVVGYEVAIRAGLLRNTDDHNVFTSGAWASLGAAAAGGRLLRLPRAVLRQALGATDYHSPLGLILRGVQTPCMAKDGVGWGAFTAMSSLLLAREGFTAPEPLFSEAADPDMNGLGRDFHFLHLYFKPFCCCRWTHAAVAGALALARKYDLAPGDIDRIRVYTFSHAAALSRDHPGDTEQAQYNLTYPVAVALADGCVSGVQVLPPRLAAPEVLALQDKVEVEVREDFEREFPARTLAEVILEARGRTYASGPLEPPWEAEDSPSDAELHEKFLRLTTPLCGEAEAQRLAGCAWRAESLEDARQLLPRPRP encoded by the coding sequence ATGCGCACCGGCACCGACACGGTTCTGGACTTCATCACGCAATTCGATCTGAGCCGAAGCGACGCCGCCGTGGTCCGCCAGGCGCGGCGCTGCCTGCTGGACGGCCTCGGCGCGCTCCTGGCCGGTTGCCAAACGCCGCTGGCGGCCTTGAGCGCGCGCCTGGCCGTCGCCCATCTGCCGGAAACCCCGAAAGAGCGCTGCACCCTGCTGGCCGGAGGCACGGCCTCGCTGCTTGGGGCCGCTTTCGCCAACGGCTTTGCCTCCAATGCCCTGGATGTGGAACACGGCTACCGCCCCACCCAAGGAAGGCCCGGCGCATGCCTGTTGCCCGTGCTTCTGGCTCTGGCCGAAACCGCGCCCTCGCCCGTCAGCGGGGCCTCGCTGCTGGAAGCCCTGGTCGTCGGCTATGAGGTTGCCATCAGGGCGGGGCTTTTGCGCAATACGGACGACCACAATGTCTTCACTTCAGGCGCGTGGGCTTCTCTGGGCGCGGCCGCCGCCGGAGGACGCCTGTTGCGGCTGCCGCGCGCCGTTTTGCGCCAGGCTCTGGGCGCCACGGATTACCACAGCCCTCTGGGTTTGATCCTGCGGGGAGTGCAAACCCCCTGCATGGCCAAGGACGGCGTCGGCTGGGGAGCCTTTACGGCCATGTCCTCCCTGCTTTTGGCGCGTGAAGGCTTCACCGCTCCGGAGCCTCTGTTCAGCGAAGCGGCGGATCCGGACATGAACGGACTGGGCCGGGACTTTCATTTTTTACATCTTTATTTCAAACCCTTCTGCTGCTGCCGCTGGACCCACGCCGCCGTGGCCGGAGCCCTGGCCCTGGCCCGGAAGTATGATCTTGCCCCCGGCGACATCGACAGAATCCGCGTATACACGTTCAGCCATGCCGCCGCATTGAGCCGCGACCATCCCGGGGATACCGAGCAGGCCCAGTACAATCTGACGTATCCCGTGGCCGTGGCCCTGGCGGACGGCTGCGTGAGCGGCGTTCAGGTTCTTCCGCCCCGGCTCGCAGCCCCAGAAGTCCTGGCGCTTCAGGACAAGGTGGAGGTGGAGGTGCGCGAGGACTTTGAACGGGAGTTCCCGGCCCGGACTCTTGCGGAAGTGATTCTGGAGGCGCGGGGCCGCACCTATGCGTCAGGCCCGCTGGAACCCCCATGGGAGGCGGAAGACAGCCCCTCTGACGCCGAATTGCACGAAAAATTCCTGCGGCTCACCACGCCCCTCTGCGGCGAAGCCGAGGCGCAACGATTGGCCGGATGCGCCTGGCGCGCGGAATCCCTGGAGGACGCCAGACAACTCCTGCCGCGCCCCAGGCCTTGA
- the tnpA gene encoding IS200/IS605 family transposase, whose amino-acid sequence MGDVKSLAHTRWNCKYHVVFAPKYRRQVFYGEKKRAIGEILRKLCEWKDVNIVEAECCPDHIHMLLEIPPKMSVSSFMGYLKGKSSLMIYEQFGDLKFKYRSREFWCRGFYVDTVGKNKAKIQDYIKHQLEQDKLGAQLSLPYPGSPFTGRK is encoded by the coding sequence ATGGGTGACGTCAAAAGTCTAGCCCACACACGGTGGAACTGCAAATATCACGTGGTATTTGCGCCCAAATATCGCCGGCAGGTGTTTTACGGAGAGAAGAAAAGAGCCATCGGAGAAATACTGCGTAAATTGTGTGAGTGGAAGGATGTGAACATTGTGGAAGCTGAATGTTGCCCGGACCACATTCACATGCTGCTTGAAATCCCACCCAAAATGAGTGTGTCGAGTTTTATGGGGTATTTGAAGGGCAAGAGCAGTTTGATGATCTACGAGCAATTTGGTGATCTCAAGTTCAAATATCGCAGTCGCGAATTTTGGTGCCGTGGTTTTTACGTGGATACGGTAGGTAAAAACAAAGCGAAAATACAGGATTACATAAAGCATCAGTTGGAACAGGACAAACTTGGTGCGCAACTGAGCCTTCCCTACCCAGGAAGCCCGTTTACGGGCCGCAAGTAG
- the rfbF gene encoding glucose-1-phosphate cytidylyltransferase, translating into MKVIIMCGGKGTRLREETSVKPKPMVEIGGRPVLWHIMSIYARFGFKDFILPLGYKGEVIKQYFHDYNIRNTDFTVELKSGTITAHPGHIEDWRVTLCDTGQETLKGGRIKRVSKYIDSDRFMVTYGDGVADIDLNKLLEFHEQSGTIGTFTGVRMPSRFGAVRTDAAGKILSWEEKPVLNEYINCGFFVFERRFLDYLSEDENCDLEKEPLQQLAAEGQLSMYPHPGQWQCMDTLRDSLKLNELWDSGRAFWV; encoded by the coding sequence ATGAAAGTGATCATTATGTGCGGCGGCAAGGGCACGCGCCTGCGCGAGGAAACCTCGGTCAAACCCAAGCCTATGGTGGAAATCGGCGGACGGCCCGTGCTCTGGCACATCATGTCCATCTACGCCCGCTTCGGCTTCAAGGATTTCATCCTGCCTCTGGGCTACAAGGGCGAGGTCATCAAGCAATATTTCCATGACTACAACATCCGCAACACGGACTTCACCGTGGAGCTCAAAAGCGGCACAATCACCGCGCACCCCGGCCATATCGAAGACTGGCGGGTGACCCTCTGCGACACTGGCCAGGAAACCCTCAAGGGCGGCCGCATCAAGCGTGTGTCCAAGTATATCGACAGCGACCGCTTCATGGTCACCTACGGCGACGGCGTGGCGGACATCGACCTGAACAAGTTGCTGGAATTCCACGAACAGTCCGGCACCATCGGCACCTTCACCGGCGTGCGCATGCCTTCGCGTTTCGGCGCGGTCCGCACGGACGCGGCGGGCAAGATCCTCTCCTGGGAGGAAAAGCCCGTGCTCAACGAATACATCAACTGCGGCTTTTTCGTCTTTGAGCGCCGTTTCCTCGACTATCTGAGCGAGGACGAAAACTGCGATCTGGAAAAGGAACCCTTGCAGCAACTGGCCGCCGAGGGGCAGCTCTCCATGTACCCGCATCCCGGCCAGTGGCAGTGCATGGACACCCTGCGCGACTCTCTGAAACTGAATGAGCTCTGGGACAGCGGCCGGGCCTTCTGGGTATAG
- the rfbG gene encoding CDP-glucose 4,6-dehydratase translates to MFANAYQGRRVFVTGHTGFKGSWLAAWLTRLGATVGGFSDGIPTEPSHFAAMNLGAHLEDMRGDIRDRRAMLDAVRRFKPEVVFHLAAQALVRKSYEDPAGTFEANMLGTMNVLEAVRACPSVRAVVMITSDKCYRNDEWVWGYRETDHLGGADPYSASKGCAEIIAHSYFQSFFREGPACATVRAGNVIGGGDWALDRIVPDCARAWAEGRAVQIRSPWATRPWQLVLEPLSGYLWLGARLLDSNGTDGATTGLPFDPRGQAYNFGPAADVNNTVAEVVQALARHWPGFEHQTDAAGQAGMKECTLLKLCCDKALAHLGWKATLNFDETIRYTAEWYHRFYRGRDDRTPPDMLDFSLGQIAAYTNAAEQRGQVWVR, encoded by the coding sequence ATGTTTGCCAACGCATATCAAGGACGCCGGGTCTTCGTCACCGGGCATACGGGTTTCAAGGGTTCCTGGCTGGCGGCCTGGCTCACGCGGCTGGGCGCGACAGTGGGCGGCTTTTCCGACGGCATTCCCACGGAGCCGTCGCATTTCGCGGCCATGAATCTGGGCGCGCATCTGGAAGACATGCGCGGCGACATACGCGACCGGCGGGCCATGCTTGACGCCGTCCGGCGCTTCAAGCCGGAGGTGGTTTTCCATCTGGCAGCCCAGGCCCTGGTGCGCAAGTCCTACGAGGATCCGGCGGGCACCTTTGAGGCCAACATGCTCGGCACCATGAACGTGCTGGAAGCCGTGCGCGCCTGTCCCTCGGTGCGGGCCGTGGTCATGATCACCTCGGACAAGTGCTACCGCAATGACGAATGGGTCTGGGGCTACCGCGAAACCGACCATCTGGGCGGAGCCGATCCCTATTCCGCCTCCAAGGGCTGCGCGGAAATCATCGCCCACTCCTATTTCCAGAGCTTTTTCAGGGAAGGCCCGGCCTGCGCCACGGTGCGCGCGGGCAATGTGATCGGCGGCGGCGACTGGGCTCTGGACCGCATCGTGCCCGACTGCGCGCGGGCCTGGGCCGAAGGCCGGGCCGTACAGATCCGCAGCCCCTGGGCCACGCGGCCCTGGCAGCTCGTGCTGGAACCGCTTTCCGGCTACCTCTGGCTGGGCGCGCGCCTGCTGGACAGCAACGGGACGGACGGCGCGACGACCGGCTTGCCGTTCGACCCGCGCGGCCAAGCCTACAACTTCGGCCCGGCGGCGGACGTCAACAATACCGTGGCCGAAGTGGTGCAAGCCCTGGCCCGCCACTGGCCCGGCTTTGAGCATCAAACGGACGCGGCCGGACAGGCCGGCATGAAGGAATGCACACTGCTCAAACTCTGCTGCGACAAGGCCCTGGCCCATCTGGGCTGGAAAGCTACCCTCAACTTTGACGAAACCATCCGCTATACCGCCGAATGGTACCATCGCTTCTACCGGGGCCGGGACGACCGTACGCCGCCGGATATGCTGGATTTCAGCCTGGGCCAGATCGCAGCCTACACCAACGCCGCCGAGCAGCGCGGCCAGGTCTGGGTGCGCTGA
- a CDS encoding dTDP-4-dehydrorhamnose 3,5-epimerase family protein yields MGIVGALFQPLAVIPTPGGPVLHMLRPHSPLLPDFTAGFGEIYFSEVLPGAVKAWKRHSRQTQLFAVPRGLLKIVLYDDRPGSPTRGVLCELALGRPEHYGLLRIPVGVWYGFTALGEEAALICNCADIPHDPAEGERRPPDDPAIPYAWESAAQSGER; encoded by the coding sequence ATGGGTATTGTCGGCGCGCTGTTCCAGCCTCTGGCGGTGATTCCCACGCCGGGCGGGCCGGTGCTGCACATGCTGCGGCCCCATTCGCCCCTGCTGCCCGATTTCACGGCGGGCTTCGGAGAAATCTATTTCTCGGAAGTGCTGCCCGGCGCGGTGAAGGCCTGGAAGCGCCACAGCCGCCAGACCCAGCTTTTCGCCGTGCCGCGCGGCCTGCTCAAGATCGTGCTCTACGACGACCGTCCCGGTTCGCCCACGCGCGGCGTGCTCTGCGAACTGGCCTTGGGCAGGCCGGAACACTACGGCCTGCTGCGCATTCCCGTGGGCGTCTGGTACGGCTTCACGGCCTTGGGCGAGGAAGCCGCCCTGATCTGCAACTGCGCGGACATTCCCCACGACCCCGCCGAAGGAGAACGCCGCCCGCCTGACGATCCGGCCATCCCCTATGCCTGGGAGAGCGCCGCGCAGTCCGGCGAACGCTGA
- the cobI gene encoding precorrin-2 C(20)-methyltransferase, translating to MNGTLYGVGVGPGAPDLLTLRAVNVLRAVDVILAAASPRNDYSAALDTARPHLRPDARLLRLEFPMTRDAGVLREAWLKAAQAAREVLEGGESAAFLTIGDPLIYSTFGYLLRTLREIAPHLPVEIVPGITSFQAAAARTGTVLCEGGESLRILPGINGRDNLAAELAGADTAVILKAYRNFPGICEALRATERLADGLLASHVEQPEERIRRGVDGMDGTPPYMSLIISRNPAAKPGQ from the coding sequence ATGAACGGAACTCTTTACGGCGTGGGCGTGGGCCCCGGCGCGCCCGACCTGCTGACCCTGCGGGCCGTGAATGTGCTGCGCGCGGTGGATGTGATTCTGGCGGCGGCTTCGCCGCGCAACGACTATTCCGCCGCCCTGGATACGGCCCGGCCCCATCTTCGGCCCGACGCGCGTCTGCTGCGGCTGGAATTTCCCATGACCCGCGACGCCGGAGTCTTGCGGGAAGCCTGGCTCAAGGCCGCCCAGGCCGCACGCGAGGTGCTGGAAGGCGGCGAAAGCGCGGCCTTCCTGACCATCGGCGATCCGCTGATCTACAGCACTTTCGGTTATCTGCTGCGCACCCTGCGGGAAATCGCGCCCCATCTGCCGGTGGAAATCGTGCCGGGCATCACCTCCTTCCAGGCCGCCGCCGCGCGCACGGGCACGGTGCTCTGCGAGGGCGGCGAGAGCCTGCGCATTCTGCCCGGCATCAACGGACGGGATAATCTGGCGGCGGAACTGGCTGGCGCGGATACGGCGGTGATCCTCAAGGCCTACCGCAACTTCCCGGGCATTTGCGAGGCCTTGCGCGCCACGGAGCGCTTGGCGGACGGCCTGCTGGCCAGTCATGTGGAACAGCCGGAAGAACGCATCCGGCGCGGCGTGGACGGGATGGACGGCACGCCGCCCTATATGTCGTTGATTATAAGCCGGAATCCGGCGGCGAAGCCGGGCCAATGA
- a CDS encoding ABC transporter substrate-binding protein, whose amino-acid sequence MTDDTGVSVRLDRPATRIIALYGAYSELLLALDARNLLAARTVADAQLPELADLPAVGTHMRPNAELIVAQKPDLVLQLAGRREALLQTEALRKLGVNVLTFEMDSFDKMFGVLEKLGRLTGRERQAAGLIRDWSARLAALRARNAGRKPLRVFYEVRYPNLLAAGQGSIVNEIIAAAGGENVVGDDKKLVRFNEEALIQADPDAYLIQKGPMNPDPQPLTERAHYRDLRAARAGRVLVVDEDRFARPGPRSVEAAEELEKWLHPADEREKQ is encoded by the coding sequence GTGACGGACGACACGGGCGTCAGCGTGCGGCTGGACAGGCCCGCCACGCGGATCATCGCCTTGTACGGCGCTTACAGCGAATTGCTGCTGGCCCTGGACGCGCGCAATCTGCTGGCGGCCCGCACCGTGGCCGACGCCCAGTTGCCGGAACTGGCGGACCTGCCCGCCGTCGGAACCCACATGCGGCCCAACGCGGAGCTGATCGTGGCCCAAAAGCCGGACCTGGTTCTCCAGCTTGCCGGACGGCGCGAGGCCCTGTTGCAGACCGAGGCTCTGCGCAAGCTGGGCGTCAATGTGCTGACCTTTGAAATGGATTCCTTTGACAAGATGTTCGGCGTGCTGGAGAAGCTGGGACGGCTCACGGGCCGGGAGCGGCAAGCCGCCGGGCTGATCCGGGACTGGAGCGCGCGCCTGGCGGCGCTGCGGGCGCGTAACGCGGGCCGGAAGCCGTTGCGCGTTTTTTATGAAGTACGCTATCCCAACCTGCTGGCCGCCGGACAGGGCAGCATCGTTAATGAAATTATCGCCGCGGCGGGCGGTGAAAACGTGGTCGGCGACGACAAAAAGCTGGTGCGTTTCAATGAAGAGGCCCTGATCCAGGCGGACCCGGACGCTTACCTGATCCAGAAGGGCCCCATGAATCCCGATCCGCAGCCGCTGACCGAACGCGCCCATTACCGGGATCTGCGCGCCGCGCGCGCGGGCCGCGTGCTGGTGGTGGACGAGGACCGCTTCGCCCGGCCCGGCCCCAGGTCCGTGGAGGCGGCGGAAGAACTGGAAAAATGGTTACACCCAGCGGATGAGCGAGAAAAGCAATGA
- a CDS encoding ABC transporter ATP-binding protein, protein MLDVRGLTAGYGARPVLRGISLKARGGESVALLGPNGSGKTTLLRCISGVLRPQGGDICLAGKSLERLRPRERARLVAVVPQRAECPPGLSVRHMALLGRYPYLSWLGSYGRRDYEAVERALAATGAAGLVGRRVDELSGGELQRVLLARALAQESPLLLLDELAAGLDLARMVELFDLLERRRAAGACVLMAMHDCNLASLYATRLIGLKNGQMLFDGPASEIFTEEKLSALYDIPIRVFPHPRWGLPQALPGRASGPWSGDFSAAASDPDDPAADGAD, encoded by the coding sequence ATGCTGGACGTGCGCGGCCTGACGGCGGGCTATGGCGCGCGGCCCGTGCTGCGCGGCATAAGCCTGAAGGCGCGCGGCGGCGAAAGTGTGGCCCTGCTTGGACCCAACGGCAGCGGCAAGACAACTTTGCTGCGCTGCATTTCCGGCGTGTTGCGGCCCCAGGGCGGCGACATATGCCTGGCCGGCAAATCGCTGGAGCGCCTGCGTCCGCGTGAGCGCGCCCGGCTGGTCGCTGTGGTGCCGCAGCGTGCGGAATGTCCGCCCGGCCTGAGCGTGCGCCACATGGCGCTGCTGGGGCGCTATCCCTATCTCTCCTGGCTGGGCAGCTACGGGCGGCGGGATTACGAAGCCGTGGAGCGGGCTCTGGCCGCCACCGGAGCCGCCGGGCTGGTCGGACGCCGCGTGGACGAACTGTCCGGCGGGGAGCTGCAGCGGGTGCTGCTGGCGCGGGCTCTGGCCCAGGAAAGCCCGCTGCTGTTGCTGGACGAACTGGCCGCCGGTCTGGATCTGGCCCGCATGGTGGAGCTGTTCGACTTGCTGGAGCGCCGCCGGGCCGCCGGGGCCTGTGTGCTGATGGCCATGCACGACTGCAACCTAGCCTCCCTGTATGCCACCCGGCTGATCGGCCTGAAAAACGGACAAATGCTTTTTGACGGTCCCGCGTCCGAGATTTTTACCGAGGAGAAGCTCAGTGCCTTGTACGACATTCCCATCCGCGTTTTTCCGCATCCTCGTTGGGGACTGCCCCAGGCTCTGCCGGGCCGCGCATCCGGGCCGTGGAGCGGCGATTTTTCTGCCGCTGCTTCTGACCCTGACGATCCTGCTGCCGACGGGGCGGACTGA
- a CDS encoding FecCD family ABC transporter permease produces MPTDAAFAFSRPPESRSLRLALAGLAALWLISLPLACLPGPFPLGAGEVFQTLAVSLGLSDAPVDASRLLVVGQIRLARVCLAALCGGALAVAGVALQGVLRNPLADPFTLGISAGAACGASMAIALGGGLAVWFGLSQAGLVAPAALAGALLALCGALWLGRSRGDFSRESVILAGIAVAAFLGALVALVKALNEESVTSIVFWILGSLQGRGWDSLPLLLGTFAPGLLAVGLGWRALDVLSLGDEQAAQLGLNVGRARFWFLAGASCMTAGCVAVAGVIGFVGLVVPHVLRLLLGPGHGPLLTGAFFGGGVLLIWADVLARSVLGGGQELPVGVVTALLGGPFFALLVRSR; encoded by the coding sequence ATGCCTACAGACGCCGCTTTTGCTTTTTCCAGGCCGCCCGAATCGCGGTCCCTGCGCCTTGCGCTGGCCGGACTGGCCGCGCTCTGGCTCATTTCTCTGCCGCTGGCCTGCCTGCCGGGGCCGTTCCCGCTGGGCGCGGGCGAGGTCTTTCAGACGCTGGCCGTCAGCCTGGGCCTGAGCGACGCGCCGGTGGACGCCTCCCGCCTGCTGGTGGTGGGGCAGATCCGTCTGGCGCGGGTCTGCCTGGCGGCCTTGTGCGGCGGGGCTTTGGCCGTGGCGGGTGTGGCCTTGCAGGGCGTGCTGCGCAATCCCTTGGCCGATCCCTTTACGCTGGGTATTTCCGCGGGCGCGGCCTGCGGCGCGAGCATGGCTATAGCGCTGGGCGGCGGTCTGGCCGTCTGGTTCGGACTCTCCCAAGCCGGGCTGGTGGCTCCCGCCGCCTTGGCCGGAGCCCTGCTGGCCCTGTGCGGCGCGTTGTGGCTGGGACGGAGCAGGGGGGATTTCAGCCGCGAAAGCGTGATTCTGGCGGGCATTGCCGTGGCCGCCTTTCTGGGAGCCCTGGTGGCTCTGGTCAAGGCCCTTAACGAAGAATCCGTGACCAGCATCGTGTTCTGGATTCTGGGTTCCCTCCAGGGACGGGGCTGGGACAGTCTGCCCCTGCTGCTGGGTACGTTTGCGCCGGGTTTGCTGGCTGTGGGGCTGGGCTGGCGGGCCCTGGACGTGCTTTCCCTGGGTGACGAGCAGGCCGCGCAACTGGGCCTCAACGTGGGCCGGGCGCGCTTCTGGTTCCTGGCCGGGGCCAGTTGCATGACGGCGGGGTGCGTGGCCGTGGCCGGGGTGATCGGCTTTGTGGGCCTGGTGGTGCCGCATGTGCTGCGCCTCTTGCTGGGGCCGGGACACGGTCCCCTGCTGACGGGCGCGTTTTTCGGCGGCGGTGTGCTGCTGATCTGGGCCGACGTGCTGGCCCGCAGCGTGTTGGGCGGCGGTCAGGAATTGCCCGTGGGCGTGGTCACGGCCCTGCTGGGCGGACCGTTTTTCGCCCTGCTAGTGCGGAGTCGCTGA
- a CDS encoding polyphenol oxidase family protein translates to MSVNYIPFQFPGLENVRCAFQVRAAMPGGRYRDAYDGGNISFSTDDDPDRVTGNRRGMLAALQACGLAAWAELNQVHGDALVFEPEAVACEARPAAEGDGMVTSRPGLGLLIKTADCQPILLAHKSGRYVAALHAGWRGNRCDFPGTGVARFCARYDLKARDLLAVRGPSLGPGRAEFVNFEREWSDDFRPWFDLDTQTMDLWSLTRYQLRQAGLPERQIYGLDLCTASNTAQFFSYRREKKSGRQASLIWIAA, encoded by the coding sequence GTGTCTGTAAATTACATTCCCTTTCAGTTCCCCGGCCTTGAAAACGTCCGCTGCGCCTTTCAGGTCCGCGCGGCCATGCCCGGCGGCAGGTATCGCGACGCGTATGACGGCGGCAACATCTCCTTCAGCACGGACGACGACCCGGACCGTGTGACGGGCAACCGCCGGGGCATGCTGGCGGCCTTGCAGGCGTGCGGGCTTGCGGCCTGGGCGGAACTCAATCAGGTGCACGGCGACGCGCTGGTCTTTGAGCCGGAAGCCGTGGCCTGCGAAGCCCGGCCCGCGGCGGAGGGCGACGGCATGGTCACCTCCCGGCCCGGCCTGGGCCTGCTGATCAAGACAGCGGACTGCCAGCCCATCTTGCTGGCGCATAAAAGCGGCCGCTATGTGGCGGCCCTGCACGCGGGCTGGCGGGGCAACCGTTGCGATTTTCCGGGCACGGGCGTGGCCCGTTTCTGCGCGCGCTATGATCTCAAAGCCCGCGACCTGCTGGCTGTGCGCGGTCCCAGCCTGGGACCTGGGCGGGCGGAATTCGTCAATTTCGAGCGGGAATGGAGCGACGACTTCCGGCCTTGGTTCGACCTGGACACGCAAACCATGGATCTCTGGAGTCTTACCCGCTATCAGTTGCGGCAGGCGGGCCTGCCCGAGCGCCAGATTTACGGCCTGGATCTCTGCACGGCCTCCAATACCGCGCAATTCTTCTCCTACCGGCGGGAGAAAAAGTCCGGCCGTCAGGCCAGCCTGATCTGGATCGCGGCCTGA
- a CDS encoding 5-formyltetrahydrofolate cyclo-ligase: MESEASVAARKAALRERIRKLRRNHPPGLARARSLEAQQRLLEAPCWRNARSVALYVALKGELSTDKLLDAAWKSGRTVWLPRVRPEEPGCMEFVACTGPEQLRPGPFGLREPEDSLPGLGPEEAGKAFKPDLLVLPGLAFDRRGGRLGFGGGYYDRFLDSGLTCPRVGLCFAFQITKNLPLEQWDQRVHYLCTEEQFLCL; this comes from the coding sequence ATGGAATCCGAGGCGTCCGTCGCGGCGCGCAAGGCCGCCCTGCGCGAGCGCATCCGCAAACTGCGCCGCAACCACCCGCCGGGCCTGGCGCGGGCGCGCAGTCTGGAGGCCCAGCAACGCCTGCTGGAGGCCCCCTGCTGGCGCAACGCGCGCTCCGTGGCGCTCTATGTGGCGCTCAAGGGCGAACTGTCCACCGACAAATTGCTGGATGCGGCCTGGAAGAGCGGACGCACGGTCTGGCTGCCGCGCGTCCGGCCCGAAGAGCCGGGGTGCATGGAATTCGTGGCCTGCACGGGGCCGGAGCAATTGCGGCCCGGCCCTTTCGGCCTGCGCGAACCGGAGGACAGTCTGCCGGGTCTGGGCCCGGAAGAGGCGGGCAAGGCCTTCAAGCCGGATCTGCTGGTGCTGCCGGGTCTGGCCTTTGACCGGCGCGGCGGCCGCCTGGGTTTCGGCGGCGGCTATTATGACCGCTTTCTGGACAGCGGACTGACCTGCCCGCGCGTGGGCCTGTGTTTCGCCTTCCAGATCACCAAAAACCTGCCCCTCGAACAGTGGGACCAGCGCGTGCACTATCTCTGCACGGAAGAGCAATTCCTGTGTCTGTAA